From a single Halarcobacter mediterraneus genomic region:
- a CDS encoding ATP-binding protein, with protein MKEIVDFIKSEKVEASNFFTHLKCSKEEAKILQYLTKQYISGRDTLIVIDILNEFYDIKNFEHLSKIQLIKSLLELGWLVQSGFDQLKLNDMSQLELLNSAVTLSPAFLKLLEKGSLEFVLPEVKKYEDHLEYLQDQFFRIDLAQQLNLVKNNFDENSPSINRLRSKLTLLENRIKERVKETTETIMLEEFFKQHSLNEQEQMVFLALLKEEYSGGDGTIRDMNSLIALISSDDYEKIKYRSLLEESSKLVSSGLIDYDEVLTPFGGINRNFFIPDEILYKISHPTNKKERATKMKLDTLIKEQETFELIFTSKTLDDVVLNDKTREVLNSLLKQMDKKVFNRLKEWGIKDKKRNIEAKIIFYGFAGTGKTLTALAFAKTLKRQVLSFDCSKILSMYVGESEKNVRAIFDKYYELRDKSKSEPILLLNEADQFLSARTPSGASGSEKMHNQMQNIFLEQIERFDGILIATTNLLESLDKAFSRRFNYKIEFKKPNLEQRIQLWEKLLPINLPLSEDFELEKLAKYDLTGGQIEMVIKNTAFKIAVEDEPLFTNKSFEEQISKELKGNFDSENKVGFF; from the coding sequence ATGAAAGAAATTGTAGATTTTATAAAGTCAGAAAAAGTAGAAGCATCAAACTTTTTTACCCATTTAAAATGTTCTAAGGAAGAAGCAAAAATTCTTCAATATCTTACTAAGCAATATATCTCAGGTAGAGATACGTTAATTGTTATTGATATTTTAAATGAGTTTTATGATATAAAAAATTTTGAGCACTTAAGTAAAATTCAACTTATTAAATCTCTACTTGAGCTTGGATGGTTAGTTCAAAGTGGATTTGATCAACTAAAATTAAATGATATGTCTCAATTGGAGTTATTAAACTCTGCAGTTACTTTGTCTCCTGCATTTTTAAAACTTTTAGAAAAAGGTTCTTTAGAATTTGTTTTACCAGAAGTGAAAAAGTATGAAGATCATCTTGAGTATTTACAAGACCAGTTTTTTAGAATAGATTTAGCCCAACAGTTAAATTTAGTAAAAAATAATTTTGATGAAAATTCACCTAGTATAAATAGGCTTAGATCAAAGCTTACTCTTTTAGAAAATAGAATAAAAGAAAGAGTAAAAGAGACAACAGAAACAATTATGCTAGAAGAGTTTTTTAAACAACACTCTTTAAATGAACAAGAGCAAATGGTATTTTTAGCTTTATTAAAAGAAGAGTATTCAGGAGGAGATGGAACAATTAGAGATATGAACTCTTTGATTGCTCTTATTTCTAGTGATGATTATGAAAAAATAAAATATAGATCACTGCTTGAAGAAAGTTCAAAGCTTGTTTCAAGTGGACTTATTGATTATGATGAGGTTTTAACTCCTTTTGGTGGAATAAATAGAAACTTTTTTATTCCAGATGAAATTTTATATAAAATTTCTCATCCTACTAATAAAAAAGAAAGAGCTACTAAAATGAAGCTTGATACTTTGATAAAAGAGCAAGAAACTTTTGAGTTGATTTTTACAAGTAAAACTTTAGATGATGTTGTTTTAAATGACAAAACAAGAGAAGTTTTAAATTCTCTTTTAAAGCAAATGGATAAAAAAGTTTTTAATAGACTTAAAGAATGGGGAATAAAAGATAAAAAAAGAAATATAGAAGCTAAAATTATTTTTTATGGTTTTGCAGGAACAGGAAAAACCCTTACAGCTTTAGCTTTTGCAAAAACTTTAAAAAGACAGGTTCTTAGTTTTGACTGTTCAAAAATTCTTTCTATGTATGTAGGTGAAAGTGAAAAAAATGTTAGGGCAATTTTTGATAAATATTATGAGTTGAGAGATAAAAGTAAATCTGAGCCTATTTTATTATTAAATGAAGCAGATCAATTTTTAAGTGCAAGAACTCCAAGTGGAGCAAGTGGAAGTGAAAAAATGCATAATCAAATGCAAAATATTTTTTTAGAACAAATTGAAAGATTTGATGGAATTTTAATTGCTACAACAAATCTTTTAGAGTCACTTGATAAAGCTTTTTCTCGAAGATTTAATTATAAGATAGAGTTTAAAAAACCTAACTTAGAACAAAGGATTCAGTTATGGGAAAAATTACTTCCTATAAACCTTCCTTTAAGTGAAGATTTTGAATTAGAAAAGCTTGCAAAATATGATCTAACAGGTGGACAAATAGAAATGGTAATAAAAAATACAGCTTTTAAAATAGCTGTAGAAGATGAACCTTTATTTACAAATAAGTCTTTTGAGGAACAAATTTCAAAAGAATTAAAAGGTAATTTTGACTCGGAAAATAAAGTAGGGTTCTTTTAA
- a CDS encoding NAD(P)H-quinone oxidoreductase subunit 3 — protein sequence MTHMEFSHPYFGVFVMFILSFGIFLSLVFIARFLGRKIARLNTEKLKTTLYECGPEVTKQPSSISIQFYLMALLFILFDIEIIFMFPWAINFQILGWFGFIEMILFILLLTIGFIYAWKKGALEWHNIK from the coding sequence ATGACACATATGGAATTTTCACATCCATATTTTGGTGTTTTTGTAATGTTTATTTTAAGTTTTGGTATTTTTCTTAGTTTAGTTTTTATAGCTAGATTTTTAGGTAGAAAAATTGCAAGACTAAATACAGAAAAATTAAAAACAACCCTTTATGAATGTGGGCCAGAAGTTACAAAACAGCCAAGTAGTATTTCTATACAGTTTTATTTGATGGCTTTACTTTTTATTTTATTTGATATTGAAATTATTTTTATGTTTCCATGGGCAATTAATTTCCAAATTTTAGGTTGGTTTGGATTTATTGAAATGATTTTATTTATATTATTACTAACTATTGGATTTATTTATGCTTGGAAAAAAGGAGCCTTAGAATGGCACAACATAAAGTAA
- a CDS encoding NuoB/complex I 20 kDa subunit family protein, with product MAQHKVNYLKDGGAPIALTTIDKVVNWGRSNSLWPLTYGLACCAIEMMATGASRYDFDRFGTIFRASPRQADVLIIAGTLTKKHAEFMRRLYDQMPDPKWVISMGSCANTGGMFNTYATVQGADRIIPVDIYLPGCAPRPETLQYALMMLQKKIRRESIFRSIKKKRLV from the coding sequence ATGGCACAACATAAAGTAAATTATTTAAAAGATGGTGGAGCACCAATTGCATTAACAACAATAGATAAAGTTGTTAATTGGGGAAGGTCAAACTCTTTATGGCCTTTAACTTATGGTTTGGCATGTTGTGCTATTGAAATGATGGCAACAGGTGCTTCAAGGTATGACTTTGATAGGTTTGGAACAATTTTTAGAGCAAGTCCAAGACAAGCTGATGTACTAATTATAGCAGGGACTCTTACAAAAAAACATGCAGAGTTTATGAGAAGATTGTATGACCAAATGCCTGACCCTAAATGGGTTATTTCAATGGGTTCATGTGCAAATACTGGGGGAATGTTTAATACTTATGCCACAGTTCAAGGAGCAGATAGAATAATTCCTGTAGACATTTATTTACCTGGCTGTGCACCAAGACCTGAAACTTTACAATACGCACTTATGATGTTGCAAAAAAAGATTAGAAGAGAATCTATTTTTAGAAGTATTAAGAAAAAAAGGCTTGTATAA
- a CDS encoding NADH-quinone oxidoreductase subunit C, producing the protein MRKYTPKDDVQKKSYSSDRFYITPETVKKELASDEVYAKDIEELSNNFEVLNSYIEIDELVLFIRPEDNVKVIKFFKEVLAYEMLVELSAIDYLAKRNGFEIFYEMLSLKKRKRVRIKTFIEEKQELNSVYEVFKMANWSEREMYDMYGVRVINHPNLKRILMPDDWYDHPLRKTYPLHGDEVASWYEIDKIFGKEAREEIGPEIRDPAFIDRYDTQRFSRLGHEVPSGVDISDGKEPEQTPLAYQEEGGVPIIKKFDENKSVTLDKRK; encoded by the coding sequence ATGAGAAAATATACACCTAAGGATGATGTACAAAAAAAATCATACTCTAGTGATAGATTTTATATTACTCCTGAAACAGTAAAGAAAGAACTTGCTAGTGATGAAGTTTATGCAAAAGATATTGAAGAACTTTCAAATAATTTTGAAGTCTTAAATTCATATATTGAAATAGATGAATTAGTGCTTTTTATAAGACCTGAAGATAATGTAAAAGTTATAAAGTTTTTTAAAGAAGTTTTAGCTTATGAGATGTTAGTAGAACTTTCTGCAATTGATTATCTTGCAAAAAGAAATGGTTTTGAGATTTTTTATGAAATGTTATCTTTAAAGAAAAGAAAAAGAGTAAGAATCAAAACTTTTATAGAGGAAAAACAAGAATTAAACTCAGTATATGAAGTCTTTAAAATGGCTAATTGGTCTGAGCGAGAAATGTATGATATGTACGGAGTAAGAGTTATTAATCATCCAAATTTAAAAAGAATTTTAATGCCAGATGATTGGTATGATCATCCTTTAAGAAAAACTTATCCTCTTCATGGAGATGAGGTTGCTTCTTGGTATGAAATTGATAAAATTTTTGGAAAAGAAGCAAGAGAGGAAATTGGACCTGAAATAAGAGATCCTGCTTTTATTGATAGATATGATACCCAAAGGTTTTCAAGGTTAGGGCATGAAGTTCCTTCTGGTGTTGATATTAGTGATGGGAAAGAACCAGAACAAACTCCTTTAGCTTATCAAGAAGAAGGTGGAGTACCTATAATTAAAAAGTTTGATGAAAACAAAAGTGTTACACTTGATAAAAGAAAGTAA
- the nuoD gene encoding NADH dehydrogenase (quinone) subunit D — MRQTANRLKPFFENINFEHEDNTMMINFGPQHPSAHGQMRLMLELKGEEVVKARPGIGYLHRGMEKMGENMIYNEFLPTTDRMDYIASTSDNYGFALAVEKLLGIEVPRRAEVIRTMLLELNRLMSHLFWLATHALDVGAMSVFLYTFREREYALDLIEDYCGARLTHSAVRIGGVPLDLPDNWCEDLANYLEKLEKEISRYEGLLTENRIWRMRLEKVGVIDEELAKSWGCTGVILRAAGVKWDLRKEMPYGLYPELDFNVPIASTGDAYGRYKCYIQEMRESVKILRQLIPMYKSSESALMAHAPEYISASKEDIMTQNYSLMQHFVLVTQGMRPPKGEIYVATESPKGELGYMIVSDGTPYAYKLKLRAPSFWHTGVLEDMLPGHQLADVVTIIGNLNIIFGEIDR, encoded by the coding sequence ATGCGACAAACAGCTAATAGATTAAAACCCTTTTTTGAAAATATAAACTTTGAGCATGAAGATAATACTATGATGATAAATTTCGGTCCACAGCACCCTTCTGCCCATGGACAAATGAGATTAATGCTAGAGTTAAAAGGGGAAGAAGTAGTAAAAGCAAGACCTGGAATAGGTTATCTTCATAGGGGTATGGAGAAAATGGGTGAAAATATGATTTATAATGAATTTTTGCCAACAACTGACCGTATGGATTATATTGCATCAACTTCAGATAATTATGGTTTTGCACTTGCTGTTGAAAAACTACTTGGAATTGAAGTTCCAAGACGAGCAGAAGTAATCCGTACTATGCTATTAGAACTAAATAGACTTATGTCCCATCTTTTTTGGTTAGCAACTCATGCCCTTGATGTAGGAGCAATGTCTGTATTTTTATATACATTTAGAGAAAGAGAATATGCCCTTGATTTAATAGAAGATTATTGTGGTGCAAGACTTACTCATAGTGCAGTTAGAATAGGTGGAGTTCCTTTAGACTTACCTGATAATTGGTGTGAAGATTTAGCAAATTATCTAGAAAAATTAGAAAAAGAAATTAGTAGATATGAAGGCTTACTTACAGAAAATAGAATCTGGAGAATGAGATTAGAAAAAGTAGGTGTGATAGATGAAGAACTTGCTAAATCATGGGGTTGTACAGGAGTTATTTTACGAGCAGCTGGTGTTAAATGGGATTTAAGAAAAGAGATGCCATATGGTTTATATCCTGAACTTGATTTTAATGTTCCTATTGCAAGTACAGGGGATGCTTATGGAAGATATAAATGTTATATTCAAGAAATGAGAGAATCAGTAAAAATATTAAGACAACTTATTCCTATGTATAAAAGCAGTGAATCAGCTCTTATGGCACATGCACCTGAATATATCTCTGCATCTAAAGAAGATATTATGACTCAAAATTACTCTTTAATGCAACATTTTGTTTTAGTAACTCAAGGTATGAGACCACCAAAAGGTGAAATTTATGTGGCAACTGAATCTCCAAAGGGTGAACTTGGATATATGATAGTAAGTGATGGAACTCCATATGCCTATAAACTTAAATTAAGAGCACCATCTTTTTGGCATACCGGCGTTTTAGAGGATATGTTACCTGGTCACCAGTTAGCAGATGTTGTAACCATTATTGGAAATTTAAATATTATATTTGGTGAAATCGACCGATAG
- a CDS encoding NADH-ubiquinone oxidoreductase subunit E family protein codes for MKRFDLRPLKDNFYDRMLELMDKEVSKGENAIFLFEIGDFSCVQKSADLIKEAEYTLMNSIKFNEVDWTIVVKKEKTKEIVEKEVEDAE; via the coding sequence ATGAAAAGATTTGATTTAAGACCATTAAAAGATAATTTTTATGACAGAATGTTAGAACTTATGGATAAAGAAGTTTCAAAAGGGGAAAATGCAATTTTTCTTTTTGAAATAGGAGATTTTTCTTGTGTTCAAAAAAGTGCTGACTTAATAAAAGAAGCAGAATATACATTAATGAATTCTATAAAGTTTAATGAAGTTGATTGGACTATTGTTGTAAAAAAAGAGAAAACTAAAGAGATAGTAGAAAAAGAGGTTGAAGATGCAGAATAA
- a CDS encoding NADH-quinone oxidoreductase subunit G, whose amino-acid sequence MSELISLTINGKVVKAKESESILNVARANDIFIPALCYLTRCSPTLACRLCLVEADGKQVYSCNAKIKEGMNVTTSTANIEKERRAIMEVYDVNHPLQCGVCDQSGECELQNYTLYMKLDSQSYSIKDVPRPTSHWGVMNYDPGLCIVCEKCVTVCKDMIGSNALSTVKRGSDVIDKSYKEEMPKDAYAMWNKLNKSLIGFEADNCTDCGECISVCPVGALVSNDFQYKSNAWELTRIPAANPHSSDCAFMYYETKHTSIDNPSPKIYRVTNEHHYSTLNGAARFAYDFENKVEKKDEKAFFKAIEAFKKADSIKFNSYITNEEVLLLQKIALKTGAKLVNKDAYRFKRFLENYSLISGKSLYSATLKDVHESNFVVSIGAYLKSDLPSARYAFNNSVIMNKASALYFHPVQDPVMEKVGKRGKTTEFIYHKPNIESSILYLLLHLFGKDLPSEIQEYLDSKKEQRVKTVTETIKEKVIELVKDEETGEEKEVSKMVPKKVEKELEYEYTKFLDDIEKDETFLELLDSMLAKKDKFSLIIGEDLIHNENNENLGKLCGLVDKYTSFDVLILPTQTNTLGVSLICDELYEENSGFTLGYNEKADFELSALNNDKTDEKLDIPALNQQEGTFSNIDKRVIPTNAAIEYKGYVLNDIANTILEDDIEYTIEYTKELPIEKGFSKIEFDNLPNYFGNDRKEYRGYDLKEFTIEVKEDLEIKESEALSINENEIIIYKANPINQFNEFTAIAHEFKEKLQSGIFFSKSMFEKLQLEENQEVLVQVGEIQRTLKAYIEKQIDGDIALVSTFEKDLDTKAFFENSRYAKASVTKV is encoded by the coding sequence ATGAGTGAATTAATAAGCTTAACAATTAACGGAAAAGTTGTTAAAGCCAAAGAATCAGAAAGTATTTTAAATGTAGCAAGAGCTAATGATATATTTATTCCTGCACTTTGTTATTTAACTAGATGTTCTCCTACTTTAGCATGTCGACTTTGTCTTGTTGAAGCTGATGGGAAACAAGTTTATTCTTGTAATGCAAAAATAAAAGAAGGAATGAATGTAACAACAAGCACTGCAAACATTGAAAAAGAAAGACGAGCTATCATGGAGGTTTATGATGTAAATCATCCTCTTCAGTGTGGAGTTTGTGACCAAAGTGGAGAGTGTGAATTACAAAACTATACTCTTTATATGAAGCTTGATTCTCAAAGTTATTCTATTAAAGATGTACCAAGACCAACTTCTCATTGGGGTGTTATGAATTATGACCCAGGTCTTTGTATTGTTTGTGAAAAATGTGTAACTGTATGTAAAGATATGATTGGATCAAATGCCTTAAGTACTGTAAAAAGAGGTTCAGACGTAATTGATAAATCGTATAAAGAAGAGATGCCAAAAGATGCTTACGCAATGTGGAATAAGCTAAATAAATCTCTTATTGGATTTGAAGCAGACAATTGTACAGATTGTGGTGAGTGTATTTCTGTTTGTCCTGTGGGTGCTTTAGTTTCAAATGATTTTCAATATAAATCAAATGCTTGGGAACTAACAAGAATTCCAGCTGCAAATCCTCATTCTAGTGATTGTGCTTTTATGTATTATGAAACAAAACATACTTCAATTGATAATCCTAGCCCTAAAATTTATCGTGTAACAAATGAACATCATTATTCAACATTGAATGGGGCAGCTAGGTTTGCTTATGATTTTGAAAATAAAGTAGAGAAAAAAGATGAAAAAGCTTTTTTCAAAGCAATTGAAGCTTTTAAAAAAGCAGATTCAATAAAATTTAACTCATATATTACAAATGAAGAAGTTTTACTTTTACAAAAGATAGCTTTAAAAACAGGAGCTAAATTAGTAAATAAAGATGCTTATAGATTTAAAAGGTTTTTAGAAAATTATAGCTTAATAAGTGGTAAGTCTCTTTATTCGGCTACTTTAAAAGATGTACATGAGTCAAACTTTGTGGTATCTATTGGAGCATACTTAAAATCTGATTTACCAAGTGCAAGATATGCTTTTAATAATAGTGTTATCATGAATAAAGCAAGTGCTTTATATTTTCATCCTGTACAAGATCCAGTTATGGAAAAAGTTGGCAAAAGAGGTAAAACTACAGAGTTTATTTATCATAAACCAAATATTGAAAGCTCAATCTTATATCTGCTTTTACATCTTTTTGGAAAAGATTTACCAAGTGAAATACAAGAATATCTTGATTCAAAAAAAGAGCAAAGAGTAAAAACTGTTACTGAAACAATCAAAGAAAAAGTCATAGAACTTGTGAAAGATGAAGAAACAGGAGAGGAAAAAGAGGTATCTAAAATGGTACCTAAAAAAGTGGAAAAAGAGCTTGAGTATGAATATACAAAGTTCTTAGATGATATTGAAAAAGATGAAACTTTTTTAGAGTTACTTGATTCAATGTTAGCAAAAAAAGACAAGTTTTCTTTAATTATTGGTGAAGATTTAATTCATAATGAAAATAATGAAAATTTAGGGAAACTTTGTGGATTAGTAGATAAATATACTTCTTTTGATGTATTAATTCTTCCAACTCAAACAAACACTTTAGGAGTTAGTTTAATTTGCGATGAATTATATGAAGAAAATAGTGGTTTTACTCTTGGATATAATGAAAAAGCAGATTTTGAATTAAGTGCTTTAAATAATGATAAAACTGATGAAAAATTAGATATTCCAGCTCTAAATCAACAAGAAGGAACTTTTTCAAATATTGATAAAAGAGTAATTCCTACAAATGCAGCAATTGAGTATAAAGGTTATGTTTTAAATGATATTGCAAATACTATTTTAGAAGATGATATTGAGTATACCATTGAATATACAAAAGAACTTCCAATAGAAAAAGGTTTTTCAAAAATAGAGTTTGATAATTTACCTAACTATTTTGGAAATGATAGAAAAGAGTATAGAGGATATGATTTAAAAGAGTTTACTATTGAAGTAAAAGAAGATTTAGAAATTAAAGAAAGTGAAGCTTTAAGTATAAATGAAAATGAAATTATTATTTATAAAGCTAATCCTATAAATCAGTTTAATGAATTTACAGCAATAGCCCATGAGTTTAAAGAGAAACTTCAATCAGGTATTTTCTTTTCAAAGTCAATGTTTGAAAAACTACAATTAGAAGAAAATCAAGAAGTTCTTGTACAAGTAGGTGAAATACAAAGAACTTTAAAAGCTTATATAGAAAAACAGATTGATGGAGATATTGCTTTAGTGTCTACTTTTGAAAAAGATTTAGATACTAAAGCTTTCTTTGAAAATTCTAGATATGCAAAAGCAAGTGTGACTAAGGTATAA
- the nuoH gene encoding NADH-quinone oxidoreductase subunit NuoH, with translation METSILIETVIKAIIVLSVFATLAGFTTYIERKVLAFMQRRLGPMNVGPHGLLQLAADGIKLFTKEDFIPANASKPVFMIAPIITAATAFIAMSAVPFFPEFELFGYTVRPIIADINVGVLFVMGVASVGLYGPLLAGMSSANKWALLGGARTAIQLLSYEVVSGLALLAPLMLVGSLSLIDINNYQAGGFTHWIIWSQPLAFVLFVIAGFAETNRTPFDLLEHEAEIVAGYATEYSGLRWGMFFIGEYANLFTICFLISLIFLGGFNDLGFIPGGLAIVLKVMFLIFFFLWTRASWPHIRPDQLMWLCWKVLMPLAVINILITGFVMMF, from the coding sequence ATGGAAACTTCAATTTTAATAGAAACAGTGATAAAAGCTATAATTGTTCTTTCAGTATTTGCAACCCTTGCAGGATTTACAACTTATATAGAAAGAAAAGTTTTAGCCTTTATGCAAAGAAGACTAGGTCCAATGAATGTTGGACCTCATGGACTTTTACAGCTAGCAGCAGATGGAATAAAACTTTTTACAAAAGAGGATTTTATTCCAGCAAATGCTAGTAAACCAGTTTTTATGATAGCTCCAATAATTACAGCAGCAACTGCATTTATTGCAATGAGTGCTGTTCCATTTTTTCCAGAGTTTGAACTATTTGGATATACAGTACGACCAATTATTGCAGATATAAATGTGGGTGTTTTATTTGTAATGGGTGTGGCTTCCGTAGGACTTTATGGACCATTATTAGCAGGAATGAGTAGTGCTAATAAATGGGCACTTTTAGGGGGAGCAAGAACAGCTATTCAACTTCTATCTTATGAAGTTGTTTCAGGACTTGCTCTTCTTGCACCACTTATGCTAGTTGGAAGTTTATCTTTAATTGATATAAACAACTATCAAGCAGGTGGTTTTACTCATTGGATTATTTGGTCTCAACCTTTAGCTTTTGTTTTATTTGTTATTGCAGGTTTTGCTGAAACAAATAGAACTCCTTTTGATTTATTGGAGCATGAAGCTGAAATTGTTGCAGGTTATGCAACTGAGTATTCAGGTCTTAGATGGGGAATGTTTTTTATAGGTGAGTATGCAAATTTATTTACAATATGTTTTTTAATTTCACTTATTTTTCTTGGTGGTTTCAATGACCTTGGTTTTATACCTGGGGGATTAGCAATTGTTTTAAAAGTTATGTTTTTAATTTTCTTTTTCCTTTGGACAAGAGCTTCTTGGCCTCATATTAGACCAGATCAGTTAATGTGGCTTTGCTGGAAAGTATTAATGCCCTTAGCAGTGATAAATATTTTAATCACTGGTTTTGTAATGATGTTTTAG